A genomic region of Pirellulales bacterium contains the following coding sequences:
- a CDS encoding response regulator, with the protein MEQPCSLLLVDDDEEFLEILVRRFQRRGLSVASATSVPAALDAVGGNDFHVAIVDRSLAGMDGMDLMVRLRERQPGMQVILLSGHSDEAAIALARSRGAFDYLVKPCSLADLEAAVANAYQRMRDDVASEYRPDD; encoded by the coding sequence ATGGAGCAACCGTGCTCGTTGCTGTTGGTCGACGACGACGAGGAATTCCTGGAGATTCTCGTGCGTCGTTTCCAGCGCCGCGGACTCTCGGTGGCCAGCGCCACAAGCGTGCCAGCGGCGCTCGACGCCGTCGGCGGCAACGATTTCCACGTGGCGATCGTCGATCGTTCGCTGGCCGGGATGGACGGCATGGACCTGATGGTCCGTCTGCGCGAGCGGCAGCCGGGCATGCAGGTGATCCTGCTCAGCGGCCACAGCGACGAAGCGGCCATCGCCCTGGCCCGCAGTCGCGGCGCCTTCGACTATCTGGTCAAGCCCTGCTCGCTGGCCGACCTGGAAGCCGCCGTGGCCAATGCCTACCAGAGGATGCGGGATGACGTCGCTAGCGAATATCGCCCAGACGATTGA
- a CDS encoding TrkA family potassium uptake protein encodes MKNGKRFIVLGLGSFGTALATRLAKNGCRVTGVDTCEARVEALKDVLHEAVVGDVTDRGTLEELLVSQANAVFISLGEKIEMSLLAALHAREAGAKRVLVKGVTDEHGRILKHLGVERVVFPEAEMAEQLADAITWPNVLDALVIDADHSLVEIAVPTAFAGQSLRQVDLRRRFGCLVLGVKDHLTGNLTLNPDGEYKLTDDQILLVIGRKTDLNRLGDIR; translated from the coding sequence ATGAAGAACGGCAAGCGGTTCATCGTGCTGGGACTCGGATCGTTTGGCACGGCCTTGGCGACGCGGTTGGCGAAAAACGGCTGCCGGGTGACGGGCGTCGACACCTGCGAGGCGCGCGTCGAGGCCCTCAAGGATGTGCTGCACGAAGCCGTGGTGGGCGACGTCACCGACCGCGGCACGCTGGAAGAGTTGCTCGTCTCGCAGGCCAACGCGGTCTTCATCAGCCTCGGCGAGAAGATCGAAATGTCGTTGCTGGCCGCGCTGCACGCGCGCGAGGCGGGGGCCAAACGGGTGCTGGTCAAGGGCGTGACCGACGAGCACGGCCGCATCCTCAAGCATCTGGGCGTGGAGCGGGTCGTGTTCCCCGAAGCGGAAATGGCCGAGCAGCTTGCCGACGCCATAACCTGGCCCAATGTGCTCGACGCCTTAGTGATCGATGCCGACCACAGCCTGGTGGAAATCGCCGTGCCCACGGCCTTCGCGGGCCAATCGCTCCGCCAAGTCGACTTGCGACGCCGGTTCGGCTGCCTGGTGCTGGGCGTGAAAGACCATCTGACGGGCAACCTCACCTTGAACCCCGACGGCGAATACAAGCTGACCGACGACCAGATTCTGCTCGTGATCGGCCGCAAGACCGACCTCAATCGTCTGGGCGATATTCGCTAG
- the csrA gene encoding carbon storage regulator CsrA: MLVLNRKVGEKVMIGANIVVTILEVSGNTVKLGCQAPASVPIHREEVSRRLNGHDGAPARRQNESPYFAECA; this comes from the coding sequence GTGCTTGTTCTCAATCGCAAAGTGGGCGAGAAGGTGATGATCGGGGCGAATATCGTGGTGACGATCTTGGAAGTCAGCGGCAATACCGTCAAACTAGGGTGCCAAGCGCCGGCCAGCGTGCCGATCCATCGCGAAGAGGTGTCGCGCCGGTTGAACGGCCACGACGGCGCCCCGGCGCGGCGACAGAACGAATCTCCCTATTTTGCCGAGTGTGCCTAA
- a CDS encoding potassium transporter TrkG, translated as MVRFTGSLLQYPARAALLWYAGLIAGGALLLSLPQAVVGDARPLSTVDAVFTATSACCVTGLTVRSTGNELSRFGQAVVLALIQVGGIGIMTLTTFVVLRLGGRESLRHRVLLTQTLGSAERDLRIMIWKILRLVFVCEGVGFVLLALPGLGGDDYGAFGNRLWEACFHSVSAFCNAGFALDDGSLAQYRADPLVNGTVIGLIVLGGIGFPVIRDLGAAFRSRRLRGWEALTMHSKMMIIGTSGLLFGGAAVILMLEWNNILTDMPLGEKLLVACFQSTTTRTAGFETVPMAALTNATLFFLMLLMVVGGGPCSTAGGFKVSTLMVLVCHAWSKFRGSQRVNFFRRSVAPGSVDTAMAAMLLFCTVAAAALVAFLVMEQADAPHHAGQHVFLDAAFEVCSALGTVGLSTGITPALGPAAKSVLIMLMFLGRLGPISAFAALARSDRRDRVEYPKEEVLIG; from the coding sequence ATGGTGCGGTTCACGGGTTCGCTTTTGCAATATCCGGCCCGCGCCGCGCTCCTCTGGTATGCCGGCCTGATCGCCGGCGGCGCGCTGCTGTTGAGCTTGCCCCAGGCCGTGGTCGGCGACGCCCGGCCACTCAGTACCGTCGACGCCGTTTTTACCGCCACCAGCGCCTGCTGCGTCACCGGTCTCACCGTCCGTTCCACCGGCAACGAGCTGTCGCGCTTCGGTCAGGCCGTCGTGCTGGCTTTGATTCAGGTGGGCGGCATCGGCATCATGACCCTGACCACGTTTGTCGTGCTGCGCCTGGGAGGCCGCGAGAGCCTGCGGCACCGCGTTCTGCTCACGCAAACACTGGGCAGCGCCGAACGCGACCTGCGGATCATGATCTGGAAGATCCTCCGCTTGGTGTTCGTGTGCGAGGGCGTCGGCTTTGTGCTCTTGGCGTTGCCTGGGCTGGGCGGCGATGATTACGGCGCGTTCGGGAACCGCTTGTGGGAAGCGTGCTTCCATTCCGTCTCGGCTTTTTGCAACGCCGGCTTCGCCCTCGACGACGGCAGTCTGGCGCAATATCGGGCCGACCCGCTGGTCAACGGCACGGTGATCGGCCTGATCGTGCTGGGCGGCATCGGCTTTCCGGTGATTCGCGACCTGGGCGCGGCGTTTCGCTCGCGACGGCTGCGCGGCTGGGAAGCCTTGACCATGCACAGCAAGATGATGATCATCGGCACGAGCGGTTTGTTGTTCGGCGGGGCCGCCGTGATTCTGATGCTGGAATGGAACAACATCTTGACCGACATGCCGCTGGGAGAAAAGCTGCTGGTGGCCTGCTTTCAATCGACCACCACTCGCACCGCCGGCTTTGAGACCGTGCCCATGGCGGCCTTGACCAATGCCACGCTGTTTTTCTTGATGCTGCTGATGGTGGTCGGCGGTGGCCCCTGCTCCACCGCGGGCGGCTTCAAAGTCAGCACGCTGATGGTGCTGGTGTGCCATGCCTGGTCGAAATTTCGCGGCAGTCAGCGGGTGAACTTCTTTCGCCGCTCGGTCGCCCCCGGCAGCGTCGATACGGCGATGGCCGCCATGCTCCTGTTCTGCACAGTGGCGGCGGCGGCCCTGGTGGCGTTCTTGGTGATGGAACAGGCGGATGCCCCGCACCACGCCGGGCAGCACGTGTTTCTCGACGCCGCCTTCGAGGTCTGCTCGGCCCTGGGCACCGTCGGCCTGAGCACCGGCATCACGCCCGCGTTAGGTCCGGCCGCCAAGTCGGTGCTCATCATGCTGATGTTTTTGGGCCGGCTGGGGCCGATCTCGGCGTTCGCGGCATTGGCGCGCAGCGACCGCCGCGACCGGGTAGAATATCCCAAGGAAGAGGTTTTGATAGGTTGA